The Salvelinus namaycush isolate Seneca chromosome 8, SaNama_1.0, whole genome shotgun sequence genome has a segment encoding these proteins:
- the LOC120051807 gene encoding chromatin assembly factor 1 subunit A-like yields the protein MVMLAAEDPSVDGHLASTPRRRGMDGKVKPSNANKKLVQARLPFKRLNPEPKETSEPKRTRALPCPEPGLSYGENESESSPLPMRHGPALVNGRGPLDGFMSNSSQTSPAKIIVVVLTEDFNSTDPLKQQPATPISASCPPTKNNHQSKTLSAVTATKTGQLDCKVGDEQDGEQEGEDTASISQLDTTQGSDIEEEEEEESVIPDMSSHWNGSKLSPSSTSALSAAESSPEAAKTENNPTVTEPHSSPKIEQKTVKRRSIKSLQEQEERLHQRQEREWQREEAKAVKEKKKEEARKLREGERKEKREKEECEKRERKEKEEKEKEEKLRAKEEHRKSKQEAKLEGKRKKEEEKRLKEEKDRLKAEKAEITRFLQKPKTPQQATKTLVSACGKFAPFEIKEHMGLAPLTRVQCEEAVLDELDRYLAKPDGSLHGLRDWTRNEPRRSGPTKPRSTDSMRECIVIGKGPKPDGVPDRQCYGRMKLLQFRENYRPAYWGTWSKKSPHISPRYPLRQDKDLLDYEVDSDEEWEEEEPGESLSHSEGEDNDEGGENDDDDEDGFFVPHGYLSDGEGALEEEEEGGDPEKQKVRQKLKAREWDELIAKKVKVKVLEAVVRSCVWEGEGPPLELFQQFAVCLVEPLPKAEPTTPEDYAQKLQQKLQEDEQLLSQLLPLLHGNVNSNKVIITEFQEFCRQKLTSTISSPQNSGDIPTRIRLKRLIKGNAMYEKRSAYRRCCWYIHTEVLARFSQEALPVPCQWNYLTSGAHVSREEASAATGSQGNSPTTPQTSTTPSSNKTPSSSNKRKSAGSMSITKFMKKAADPEQAHEMDGFQADTDEDEADCVIILTQKGSSRKDTFPTENESTEKMEVTPSDTTALTLLRPIPTPATA from the exons CTCGCCTTCCATTTAAGCGTCTGAACCCAGAGCCCAAAGAGACCAGTGAACCCAAAAGAACTCGTGCCCTTCCCTGCCCAGAGCCTGGGCTATCATATGGGGAGAATGAATCTGAAAGTTCCCCGCTACCCATGCGTCACGGACCAGCCCTGGTTAACGGCCGCGGACCCCTGGATGGATTCATGAGTAACAGCAGCCAAACTTCCCCTGCCAAAATAATAGTTGTTGTTCTCACTGAGGACTTCAATTCAACTGACCCTCTAAAGCAGCAACCTGCGACACCCATTTCTGCCTCGTGTCCTCCCACAAAAAACAACCACCAGAGCAAAACCCTGAGTGCTGTAACGGCCACCAAAACAGGGCAATTAGACTGCAAGGTGGGGGATGAACAGGATGGGGAGCAGGAAGGGGAGGACACAGCATCAATCTCACAGCTAGATACAACACAGGGATCTGACatagaggaagaagaagaggaagagtcTGTCATCCCTGATATGTCCAGTCATTGGAATGGGTCCAAGCTGTCTCCTTCATCCACCAGCGCTCTGTCAGCGGCCGAGAGCTCCCCAGAGGCTGCCAAGACGGAGAACAATCCTACTGTCACG GAGCCACATTCCAGCCCTAAAATAGAGCAGAAAACTGTGAAAAGACGCTCTATAAAG AGTTTGCAGGAGCAAGAGGAAAGGCTACACCAGCGCCAAGAGAGAgagtggcagcgggaggaggctAAAGCTGTTAAAGAGAAGAAAAAAGAGGAGGCCCGCAAactgagagagggggaaagaaaggaGAAAAGGGAGAAAGAAGAGtgtgaaaaaagagagagaaaagaaaaagagGAAAAGGAAAAAGAAGAGAAATTAAGAGCGAAAGAGGAGCATCGCAAATCGAAGCAGGA GGCAAAACTTGAAggcaagagaaagaaagaggaggagaaacggTTGAAAGAAGAGAAGGAT AGGCTCAAAGCAGAGAAAGCAGAGATAACACGATTCCTACAGAAACCGAAGACTCCTCAGCAGGCCACAAAG ACCCTTGTGTCTGCCTGTGGAAAGTTTGCTCCATTTGAGATAAAGGAGCACATGGGTCTGGCGCCGCTGACCCGGGTCCAGTGTGAGGAGGCAGTCCTGGATGAACTGGACCGGTACCTGGCTAAACCTGATGGAAGTCTGCACGGCCTGAGGGACTGGACCAGAAATGAGCCCCGCAGATCAGGCCCAACCAAGCCCAGAAGCACAGACTCTATGAG GGAGTGTATAGTGATAGGTAAGGGGCCTAAACCGGACGGTGTGCCTGACCGGCAGTGCTACGGCCGCATGAAGCTCCTTCAGTTCCGTGAGAACTACCGGCCTGCCTACTGGGGCACGTGGAGTAAAAAGAGCCCCCACATCTCCCCACGTTACCCTCTCAGACAGGACAAG GACCTGTTGGATTATGAAGTAGACAGTGAtgaggagtgggaggaggaggagccagGAGAGTCCCTGTCACACAGTGAAGGG gAGGATAATGATGAGGGAGGTGAAAATGACGACGACGATGAGGATGGTTTCTTTGTACCCCATGGTTACCTATCAGATGGGGAGGGGGcattggaggaggaagag GAGGGTGGCGACCCAGAGAAGCAGAAAGTTCGTCAGAAGCTGAAGGCCCGGGAGTGGGACGAGCTGATAGCCAAGAAGGTGAAGGTGAAGGTGCTGGAGGCGGTGGTGAGAAGCTGTGTATGGGAGGGAGAGGGTCCTCCTCTGGAGCTATTCCAGCAATTCGCTGTGTGCCTGGTAGAACCCCTGCCAAAGGCGGAGCCCACCACCCCAGAGGACTACGCACAGAAACTACAACAGAAACTACAAGAAGATGAGCAGC TGCTGTCCCAGTTGCTGCCACTGCTCCATGGAAATGTGAACAGCAATAAGGTGATCATCACAGAGTTCCAGGAGTTTTGTCGCCAGAAATTGACCTCTACTATTTCCAGCCCCCAGAACTCGGGAGACATCCCCACCAG GATCCGTCTGAAGCGCCTTATCAAGGGAAATGCCATGTATGAGAAGCGCTCGGCCTACAGACGCTGCTGCTGGTACATACACACAGAGGTCCTGGCTCGCTTCAGCCAGGAGGCTCTCCCTGTGCCCTGCCAGTGGAACTACCTCACCTCTGGGGCCCATGTGTCGCGTGAAGAAGCCTCGGCGGCCACAGGCTCGCAGGGCAACTCCCCAACCACCCCACAGACCTCCACCACACCCTCCTCCAACAAGACTCCCTCATCCTCCAACAAGAGGAAGAGTGCCGGCAGCATGTCCATCACCAAGTTCATGAAGAAGGCTGCCGACCCTGAGCAG GCTCATGAGATGGATGGGTTCCAAGCAGACACCGATGAGGATGAAGCAGACTGCGTCATAATCCTTACACAGAAAG GATCTTCCAGAAAGGATACCTTTCCCACAGAGAATGAGAGCACAGAAAAAATGGAGGTGACCCCCTCTGATACGACTGCTCTCACCCTGCTCCGGCCCATTCCCACCCCGGCCACCGCCTAA